Proteins from a genomic interval of Actinoalloteichus hymeniacidonis:
- a CDS encoding GlxA family transcriptional regulator has protein sequence MHTVVVLAMDGVVPFDLSVPVEVFGRARLPDGRPAYRVRVCAETDEVPSGAFTLRVPWGLDALAEADTVILPGQDPVGELSDVVRQRLIDAAAKGTRIASICAGAFALAETGLLDGLRATTHWVATTELARRHPAILVDPNVLFVDNGQILTSAGAAAGLDMCLHLVRRDHGSAVAADAARQAVMPLERAGGQAQFIVREEPAPEGASLEPLLRWMTENAGTELSIDDIACHAAMSTRTLNRRFREQTGTTPLQWLHRVRLRQAQYLLETTDYSVERVAGQVGFGSTTTFRDRFKRLIGTSPNAYRRAFRTTEESP, from the coding sequence ATGCATACCGTCGTGGTGCTTGCGATGGACGGCGTAGTGCCGTTCGACCTCTCGGTGCCTGTTGAGGTGTTCGGCCGGGCCCGGTTGCCCGATGGTCGACCGGCCTATCGGGTGCGGGTCTGCGCCGAGACCGACGAGGTCCCCTCCGGTGCGTTCACGCTGCGCGTCCCCTGGGGGCTGGACGCCCTTGCGGAGGCGGACACCGTCATCCTGCCCGGACAGGACCCGGTGGGAGAGCTCTCCGATGTGGTGCGGCAACGGCTGATCGACGCGGCGGCGAAGGGCACCCGGATCGCCTCGATCTGCGCGGGTGCCTTCGCCCTGGCCGAAACCGGGTTACTCGACGGGCTTCGGGCCACCACGCACTGGGTCGCCACCACCGAGTTAGCCCGCAGGCACCCGGCGATCCTGGTCGATCCGAATGTCCTGTTCGTCGATAATGGACAGATCTTGACCTCGGCCGGAGCAGCTGCGGGCCTGGACATGTGCCTGCACCTCGTCCGCCGTGACCACGGTTCGGCCGTCGCCGCCGATGCGGCCCGGCAGGCGGTGATGCCCCTGGAACGCGCGGGCGGGCAGGCCCAGTTCATCGTCCGGGAGGAACCGGCCCCCGAAGGCGCCTCGCTGGAGCCGCTGCTGCGGTGGATGACCGAGAACGCGGGTACCGAGCTCTCCATCGACGACATCGCCTGCCATGCCGCGATGAGCACCCGCACCCTCAACCGGCGTTTCCGGGAACAGACCGGTACCACCCCGCTGCAATGGCTGCACCGGGTGCGCCTGCGGCAGGCGCAATACCTGTTGGAGACCACCGACTACTCGGTCGAACGGGTGGCGGGTCAGGTCGGATTCGGCTCCACCACCACGTTCCGAGACCGGTTCAAACGTCTCATCGGCACCAGCCCGAACGCCTACCGGCGGGCGTTTCGCACCACGGAGGAAAGCCCGTGA
- a CDS encoding glycoside hydrolase family 64 protein, translating into MATRRLFLGGLAASAIGGIALASELRRGVDTNAIGVRRLAVDAHTLPLTVVNNTGAYDNASIHMYIVGVDRITGNQARITPDGTIVAVSEADNGPDGWADYSIPLAGNGPTTINLSSMSGRVYFSMGEKLRFKVNPGNALVYPAGWVSADPNYRTLHDCMEFTFDDTGMYCNTTMVDMFSIPMEIQLTGEQSQTVGTLVDGGRAGIFNGMAQNSDYSQLVVDDLRVIAPGHGINSGQFSGSYFDPYIDEVWSKYAGETLTINANNRTFTGRVNGGIFEFDGGVAPISKPSTSDVFFCNGALHAPNDGVTGPVAAVLGAGLNRSTLHNTNVQPSTDPAAFYQTPVSNHYSRVLHENAVDGRSYGFPFDDVAEFASYVQDHAPTGITVTLTPF; encoded by the coding sequence ATGGCGACCAGGAGACTGTTCCTCGGCGGACTCGCCGCGTCGGCGATCGGCGGTATCGCTCTCGCCTCCGAACTGCGCCGCGGGGTCGACACGAACGCGATCGGCGTGCGCAGGCTGGCCGTCGACGCGCACACCCTGCCGCTGACCGTGGTCAACAACACCGGCGCCTACGACAACGCCTCGATCCACATGTACATCGTCGGCGTCGACCGGATCACCGGTAACCAGGCGCGCATCACGCCGGACGGCACGATCGTCGCCGTCTCGGAGGCCGACAACGGACCGGACGGCTGGGCCGACTACTCGATCCCGTTGGCGGGCAACGGCCCGACGACGATCAACCTGTCGAGCATGTCCGGCCGGGTCTACTTCTCGATGGGCGAGAAGCTGAGGTTCAAGGTCAACCCCGGCAACGCGCTGGTCTACCCGGCGGGCTGGGTCTCGGCCGACCCGAACTACCGGACCTTGCACGACTGCATGGAATTCACGTTCGACGACACCGGCATGTACTGCAACACCACGATGGTCGACATGTTCAGCATCCCGATGGAGATCCAGCTCACCGGGGAGCAGTCGCAGACCGTCGGCACCCTGGTCGATGGCGGCCGGGCGGGCATCTTCAATGGAATGGCCCAGAACTCGGACTATTCCCAGCTGGTCGTCGACGACCTGCGCGTGATCGCACCGGGACACGGCATCAACTCCGGCCAGTTCTCCGGCAGCTACTTCGACCCCTACATCGACGAGGTGTGGAGCAAGTACGCGGGTGAGACGCTGACCATCAACGCCAACAACCGCACCTTCACCGGCCGGGTCAACGGCGGCATCTTCGAGTTCGACGGCGGAGTCGCCCCGATCTCCAAGCCCAGCACCTCGGACGTCTTCTTCTGCAACGGCGCCCTGCACGCACCGAACGACGGCGTGACCGGCCCGGTCGCCGCGGTCCTGGGTGCCGGTTTGAACCGCTCGACGCTGCACAACACCAACGTCCAGCCCAGCACGGACCCGGCCGCGTTCTACCAGACGCCGGTGTCCAACCACTATTCGCGAGTACTGCACGAGAACGCCGTCGACGGCCGTTCCTACGGCTTCCCCTTCGACGACGTCGCCGAGTTCGCCTCCTACGTTCAGGATCACGCGCCCACCGGCATCACGGTGACGCTGACTCCGTTCTGA
- a CDS encoding TIGR03364 family FAD-dependent oxidoreductase, producing the protein MTSHSGLLDSVDLVVVGAGIVGLAHAYAAVERGLSVAVVERDERAVGASVRNFGHGCVTGQDGLALDYALAARHSWLRLATEAGFWLREAGTVVVARAEDEYRVLAEFAGLRDGQVQLLDAAGVRERVSTGPDVVGGALLPLDLRVDPREAVHAVARYLAERGVRFYFSTSAALIEPGEVVTSRGRVRAAHVVLAVGHDVDRFFPTLAEDHGLRRCALHMLRVADPHGREVSSAVLTGLSMLRYGGFAVCPSLTEVRDRITRESPRLLELGLNLMFTQLPGGDLTIGDTHSYARTHAPYQAEDLDECVLAEIAQLLGVPTLTVRERWRGIYASAPEPFLVAAPAPGVRVASVTTGIGMTTAFGFAPAVLDDLLG; encoded by the coding sequence ATGACAAGTCATTCCGGTCTGCTCGATTCGGTGGACCTCGTGGTGGTCGGCGCGGGCATCGTCGGTCTCGCGCACGCCTATGCCGCCGTGGAGCGCGGGCTGTCGGTGGCCGTCGTCGAACGCGACGAACGGGCGGTCGGTGCCTCCGTGCGCAACTTCGGCCACGGTTGCGTCACCGGACAGGACGGCCTCGCGCTGGACTACGCGCTCGCCGCCCGGCACAGCTGGCTGCGGCTGGCAACGGAAGCGGGTTTCTGGCTGCGGGAGGCGGGCACGGTGGTCGTCGCGCGCGCCGAGGACGAGTATCGGGTGCTCGCCGAGTTCGCCGGGCTACGGGACGGCCAGGTGCAGCTGCTGGATGCCGCCGGAGTCCGGGAGCGGGTGTCCACCGGGCCGGACGTGGTCGGCGGCGCGTTGCTACCGCTGGATCTGCGGGTCGATCCCCGCGAGGCGGTGCACGCCGTGGCGCGGTACCTCGCCGAGCGGGGCGTGCGATTCTACTTCTCGACCAGCGCCGCGTTGATCGAGCCCGGCGAGGTCGTGACCAGCCGGGGACGGGTCCGCGCCGCGCACGTCGTGCTCGCGGTCGGGCACGACGTGGACCGGTTCTTCCCCACGCTGGCCGAGGACCATGGGCTGCGGCGCTGCGCCCTGCACATGCTTCGGGTGGCCGATCCGCACGGCCGCGAGGTCTCCTCCGCCGTGCTCACCGGGCTGTCGATGCTGCGCTACGGCGGTTTCGCGGTGTGCCCCAGTCTGACCGAGGTTCGCGATCGGATCACCCGGGAGAGCCCTCGACTGCTGGAGCTCGGGCTCAACCTGATGTTCACCCAGCTGCCCGGCGGCGATCTCACCATCGGCGACACCCATTCCTACGCCCGCACCCATGCGCCCTATCAGGCCGAGGACCTCGACGAATGCGTGCTCGCCGAGATCGCGCAGCTGTTGGGCGTGCCCACCTTGACGGTGCGGGAGCGGTGGCGCGGCATCTACGCCTCGGCCCCGGAACCGTTCCTGGTGGCCGCACCCGCGCCGGGCGTGCGCGTCGCCTCCGTCACCACCGGCATCGGGATGACCACCGCCTTCGGCTTCGCGCCTGCGGTGCTCGACGACCTGCTCGGCTGA
- a CDS encoding zinc-binding dehydrogenase, whose translation MEQSQTADAGPRTPSIADGVGGPARYARWDGVGRGFTVVSTAAPRDLAPGEVLARVDLATVCGSDVHSVFGRRSSPAPGVLGHEQVGTVLAVGPGTPPLRVDGVPIEPGMRVVWSVAASCEQCDRCEADLPQKCRRLLKYGHEPLTDSWVLSGGFATHCVLQPGTAVVAVPAEVPDTVAAPASCATATVAAVLGAANRSLAGARVLVAGAGMLGLTAVAMAAQAGALVTAVDPDPARRASARRFGAADTREPGADQDADSDEFDIAVELSGSSESVRDCLDSLTVGGTLVLAGSVTPSPAVAVDPERVVRRLLTIVGVHNYRPADLQRAVDFLAAHHTAYPFTELVAGRYGLDELDAALASARDGGAPRRAVVPTL comes from the coding sequence ATGGAGCAGTCGCAGACAGCCGACGCAGGCCCGAGGACGCCTTCGATAGCCGACGGTGTAGGCGGTCCGGCCCGCTATGCGCGTTGGGACGGCGTGGGTCGCGGCTTCACCGTCGTGTCGACGGCCGCCCCGCGAGACCTCGCGCCCGGCGAGGTGTTGGCCAGGGTGGACCTGGCCACGGTCTGCGGCAGCGACGTGCACAGCGTCTTCGGTCGCCGCAGCTCCCCCGCGCCCGGCGTGCTCGGCCACGAGCAGGTCGGCACGGTGCTCGCGGTGGGGCCGGGAACACCGCCGCTGCGGGTGGACGGGGTACCGATCGAACCGGGGATGCGGGTGGTGTGGTCGGTGGCCGCCTCGTGTGAACAGTGCGATCGATGCGAAGCGGATCTGCCGCAGAAGTGCAGGCGGCTGCTGAAGTACGGCCACGAGCCGCTCACGGATTCCTGGGTGCTCAGCGGCGGTTTCGCCACCCACTGCGTGCTGCAACCCGGCACCGCAGTGGTGGCCGTGCCCGCCGAGGTCCCCGACACCGTGGCCGCGCCCGCCTCCTGCGCGACCGCCACCGTCGCCGCAGTACTTGGTGCGGCGAATCGATCGTTGGCCGGGGCGCGGGTGCTGGTCGCCGGGGCGGGCATGCTCGGGCTGACGGCCGTGGCGATGGCCGCGCAGGCGGGCGCGCTGGTCACCGCCGTCGATCCCGATCCGGCGCGGCGCGCCTCGGCCCGTCGTTTCGGCGCCGCCGACACCCGCGAGCCGGGCGCCGATCAGGACGCAGACTCAGACGAGTTCGATATCGCCGTGGAACTGTCCGGTTCCTCGGAGTCGGTGCGCGACTGCCTTGATTCCCTCACGGTGGGCGGCACCCTGGTCTTGGCGGGTTCGGTGACGCCCAGCCCGGCGGTGGCCGTGGACCCGGAGCGGGTGGTGCGTCGGCTGCTCACCATCGTCGGCGTGCACAACTATCGGCCCGCGGATCTGCAACGGGCGGTGGACTTCCTCGCCGCCCACCACACCGCCTATCCGTTCACCGAGCTGGTGGCGGGTCGGTACGGGCTGGACGAATTAGACGCGGCGTTGGCCAGTGCCCGGGACGGCGGCGCTCCCCGGCGGGCGGTCGTGCCCACGCTCTGA
- a CDS encoding GntR family transcriptional regulator, with amino-acid sequence MATPLHRIVAAELRNRIRSGRIGVGEALPAEAELCREFAASRGPVRQALAALREEGLIGGGGQGRRSVVLDAVPAQPFESFLSFTRRAELTGHVPGQRLQEIALRRPEPVVAAALQLEPDTLAVQLIRLRLLDGKPAMLERMSYVESVGRLLLNADLDAGSIYALLMDQGVELHTARHTFDAVPADSRDAELLGVALGHPLLRERRLTTDSRGMPLEWSDDRYRSDIATVTVTNTRNGRSGTGEPATVSPPVS; translated from the coding sequence ATGGCAACTCCCTTGCACCGAATCGTGGCCGCCGAGCTTCGAAATCGGATTCGTAGCGGCCGGATCGGTGTCGGCGAGGCACTTCCCGCCGAAGCGGAGCTGTGCCGGGAGTTCGCCGCCTCCCGAGGACCGGTGCGCCAGGCCCTCGCCGCGCTGCGCGAAGAAGGCCTGATCGGCGGCGGCGGACAGGGGCGACGCTCGGTCGTGCTGGACGCCGTGCCAGCCCAGCCCTTCGAGTCCTTCCTGTCGTTCACCCGACGCGCCGAGCTCACCGGTCACGTTCCGGGCCAACGGCTGCAGGAGATCGCGTTGCGGCGGCCGGAACCCGTGGTTGCCGCAGCCCTGCAACTGGAGCCGGACACCCTGGCCGTGCAGCTGATCCGGTTGCGGCTGCTGGACGGCAAGCCCGCGATGCTGGAGCGGATGAGCTACGTCGAATCGGTCGGCCGCCTGCTGCTCAACGCCGACCTCGACGCGGGCTCGATCTACGCGCTGCTGATGGACCAGGGCGTGGAGCTGCACACCGCGCGGCACACCTTCGACGCCGTACCCGCCGACAGCCGGGATGCCGAACTGCTCGGCGTCGCGCTCGGCCACCCGCTGCTGCGCGAACGACGACTGACCACCGATTCCCGAGGCATGCCACTGGAATGGTCCGACGACCGGTACCGCTCCGACATCGCCACCGTGACGGTGACCAACACCCGAAACGGGCGCTCCGGGACCGGTGAGCCCGCCACGGTGAGCCCGCCCGTCTCCTGA
- a CDS encoding phosphonatase-like hydrolase, with product MIELVALDIAGTTVAEGGAVYRVLAEVVADHGTPAAPAEIQRWMGADKRAALAELTGDPDSTERLHDEFVARLRAAYVETPPKPVPGVPEALALLREKGIRVALTTGFDHQVTDPLLAAIGWRVGDQLDAVVCADDVAAGRPEPHMIRRAMELTGVTDPQRVLAAGDTVLDIRAGRAAEAALVVGVLSGAQSRSELEPENPTEILADVSEIPALLQL from the coding sequence GTGATCGAACTCGTCGCACTCGATATCGCCGGAACCACCGTGGCGGAGGGCGGTGCGGTCTATCGGGTGCTCGCCGAGGTCGTCGCCGACCACGGCACGCCCGCCGCCCCCGCCGAGATCCAGCGGTGGATGGGCGCCGACAAGCGGGCGGCGCTCGCGGAGCTCACCGGCGATCCGGATTCCACCGAGCGGTTGCACGACGAGTTCGTCGCGCGACTGCGCGCCGCCTATGTCGAGACGCCGCCGAAGCCGGTTCCCGGTGTGCCCGAGGCGCTGGCTCTGCTGCGCGAGAAGGGCATTCGGGTGGCCCTGACCACGGGTTTCGATCACCAGGTGACCGATCCGCTGTTGGCGGCCATCGGTTGGCGGGTCGGCGATCAGCTGGACGCCGTGGTGTGTGCCGACGACGTGGCCGCCGGGCGCCCCGAGCCGCACATGATCCGGCGGGCGATGGAGCTGACCGGGGTCACCGACCCGCAACGGGTGCTGGCGGCGGGCGACACCGTGCTGGACATCCGCGCGGGCCGGGCCGCCGAGGCCGCGCTGGTGGTCGGGGTGCTCTCGGGTGCGCAGAGCCGATCCGAACTGGAGCCGGAGAACCCGACGGAGATCCTCGCCGACGTGTCGGAGATCCCCGCGCTGTTGCAGCTCTGA
- a CDS encoding phosphate/phosphite/phosphonate ABC transporter substrate-binding protein, with protein sequence MKHLTRSRRAATAAAAFLAAAAVTGCGASAVSDDPAGNPADPDTLVFAAVPAEESSSLQQSYDAVIAMLEQETGKTIEFRQATDYAAVIEGQLAGQVHIAQYGPLSFVLAQSEGAQVSPVGAYVDAEGDDPGYVSYGFANPDAGIESIEDFAGRTVCFVEPNSTSGYLYPSAGLIEAGIDPEEDITAVYAGSHDAAVLEVAAGRCDAGFAFDSMVDNQLIDSGDIAPGDIEKVWKSPIIPGSPAAISDQLAPELRETLSTAFREKANSDYLLANGFCEGDCPIGDEDAWGYAAVDDSTYEPVREVCDVTQNQNCLEG encoded by the coding sequence ATGAAGCACCTGACCCGATCTCGCCGGGCGGCCACCGCAGCGGCTGCCTTCCTCGCGGCAGCGGCCGTGACCGGTTGCGGCGCCAGCGCCGTCTCCGACGACCCGGCAGGCAACCCCGCCGATCCGGACACCCTGGTCTTCGCCGCAGTGCCCGCCGAGGAGTCGTCCAGCCTGCAGCAGAGCTACGACGCCGTGATCGCGATGTTGGAGCAGGAGACGGGCAAGACCATCGAATTCCGGCAGGCAACCGACTACGCCGCCGTGATCGAGGGGCAGCTCGCCGGGCAGGTGCACATCGCGCAGTACGGTCCGCTGTCCTTCGTGCTGGCTCAGAGCGAGGGCGCGCAGGTCAGCCCGGTCGGCGCCTATGTGGACGCCGAGGGCGACGACCCGGGTTACGTCTCCTACGGCTTCGCCAACCCCGATGCGGGCATCGAGTCGATCGAGGACTTCGCGGGCCGCACGGTCTGTTTCGTCGAGCCGAACTCGACCTCCGGCTACCTCTATCCCAGCGCCGGACTGATCGAGGCGGGCATCGACCCGGAGGAGGACATCACCGCCGTCTACGCGGGTTCCCACGACGCCGCCGTACTGGAGGTCGCCGCGGGCCGCTGCGACGCGGGTTTCGCCTTCGACTCCATGGTCGACAACCAGCTCATCGACTCCGGTGACATCGCCCCCGGCGACATCGAGAAGGTCTGGAAGTCCCCGATCATCCCCGGTTCGCCCGCCGCGATCAGCGACCAGCTGGCGCCGGAGTTGCGGGAGACGCTGAGCACCGCCTTCCGGGAGAAGGCCAACAGCGACTACCTGCTGGCGAACGGGTTCTGTGAGGGCGACTGCCCTATCGGCGACGAGGACGCCTGGGGCTACGCGGCCGTGGACGACTCGACGTATGAGCCGGTGCGCGAGGTCTGCGACGTCACCCAGAACCAGAACTGTCTCGAAGGATGA
- the phnC gene encoding phosphonate ABC transporter ATP-binding protein: MSAAAEPAVVLDGVTRRFGADVLALDEVSLTVAPGEVVVLLGLSGSGKSTLLRHVDGLQQPSSGTVRTLGTDVGVARGGRLRELRRRVGFVFQQFDLVGSRTVLENVCTGALGRLRGPRLGLGTYPRALRREALAHLDRVGLADRAFQRADTLSGGQQQRVAVARALMQQPEILLADEPVASLDPESAHQVMELLRTISRENSLTVLCSLHQVDLALNWGDRLVGLRNGRVVLDLPTSGLDRDQVMSVYSRVGADAGLSPTA, from the coding sequence ATGAGTGCCGCAGCGGAGCCCGCCGTCGTCCTGGACGGCGTGACCAGGCGATTCGGCGCCGACGTCCTCGCGCTCGACGAGGTGTCGCTCACGGTGGCGCCGGGTGAGGTCGTGGTCCTGCTCGGTCTCTCGGGCTCGGGCAAGTCGACACTGCTGCGTCACGTCGACGGCCTGCAACAGCCCAGTTCGGGCACCGTCCGCACCCTGGGCACCGATGTCGGCGTCGCCCGGGGCGGCCGGCTGCGCGAGCTGCGGCGGCGGGTCGGCTTCGTGTTCCAGCAGTTCGACCTCGTGGGCAGCCGGACGGTGCTGGAGAACGTCTGCACGGGGGCGCTCGGACGGCTGCGCGGGCCGCGCCTCGGGTTGGGCACCTATCCCCGGGCGCTGCGCCGGGAGGCCCTGGCCCATCTCGACCGGGTGGGGTTGGCCGACCGCGCTTTCCAGCGGGCCGACACGCTGTCCGGTGGCCAGCAGCAGCGGGTCGCGGTGGCGCGGGCGTTGATGCAGCAGCCGGAGATCCTGCTCGCCGACGAACCGGTCGCCTCGCTGGACCCGGAGTCGGCTCACCAGGTGATGGAGTTGCTGCGCACCATCAGCCGGGAGAACTCGCTGACCGTGTTGTGCAGCCTGCATCAGGTCGATCTTGCCCTGAACTGGGGTGATCGGCTCGTGGGGCTGCGTAATGGTCGGGTGGTCCTCGACCTGCCGACGAGCGGCCTGGATCGCGACCAGGTCATGTCCGTCTACTCCCGTGTCGGTGCCGACGCCGGGCTGTCCCCCACCGCCTGA